One window of Diabrotica undecimpunctata isolate CICGRU chromosome 8, icDiaUnde3, whole genome shotgun sequence genomic DNA carries:
- the LOC140448736 gene encoding uncharacterized protein, with product MTYVRHYGRPDLFITFTCNPKWIEITQLLLPGQTSNDRPDITARIFRQKIRSLMNFIVKQRVFGDTRCWMYSIEWQKRGLPHAHILIWLVERIQPDQIDDIICAEIPDHEVDPDLHDVVTTNMIHGPCGAINPQSPCMVDGKCSKRYPRKLTAETVTGNDGYPLYRRRSPNDNGRTVTTKVKRMDFVVDNSWIVPYSPLISKTFKTHCNVEYCNSVKSIKYICKYVTKGSDMAVFGLQSSNTNDEISRYQVGRYVNCNEAIWRIFAFPIHERHPTVIHLAVHLENGQRVYFTASNATQRAETPPATTLTSFFAIYQSDQFARTLLYSEMPRYYTWNASSKNFQRRKQSDAVPGYPDVRSTDALGRMYTVHPKNDGCFYLRLLLVNVRGPTSFEILRTVNGVIFPTYRAACEELNLLENDTHWDTTIAEAIISASPSQIRTLFAIIISTYFPSNPCT from the coding sequence ATGACATATGTTCGTCATTACGGCCGGCCAGATCTCTTTATTACTTTTACCTGTAATCCAAAATGGATAGAAATTACTCAATTGCTGCTTCCCGGACAAACATCAAATGATAGACCCGACATCACAGCACGTATATTCAGGCAAAAAATTCGGTCCCTGATGAACTTTATTGTTAAACAACGCGTCTTTGGAGATACTCGATGCTGGATGTATTCAATCGAATGGCAAAAGCGAGGCCTGCCGCACGCACACATTCTTATTTGGTTAGTGGAAAGAATTCAGCCTGACCAAATAGATGATATCATATGTGCCGAGATTCCTGATCATGAAGTCGATCCAGACCTACATGATGTTGTTACTACTAATATGATTCATGGACCGTGTGGTGCCATCAATCCCCAATCACCTTGCATGGTCGATGGAAAGTGCTCTAAACGATATCCACGGAAATTAACGGCGGAGACTGTCACTGGCAACGATGGGTATCCGCTGTATCGGCGTCGATCACCAAATGACAACGGTCGAACTGTCACAACGAAAGTGAAAAGAATGGATTTCGTTGTCGACAACAGTTGGATTGTTCCATATTCGCCACTTATTTCTAAAACGTTCAAGACACATTGCAACGTTGAATACTGCAATTCAGTTaagtccataaaatatatttgcaaatatgtCACGAAAGGCAGTGATATGGCGGTTTTTGGATTGCAATCCTCAAATACCAACGATGAAATTTCACGCTATCAAGTTGGTCGTTATGTGAACTGTAATGAAGCGATTTGGCGTATATTCGCATTTCCAATTCACGAACGTCATCCTACTGTTATACATTTGGCGGTGCATCTGGAAAATGGTCAACGAGTATATTTCACGGCTTCGAATGCTACGCAACGTGCTGAAACACCTCCAGCAACTACATTGACCAGTTTTTTTGCAATCTACCAAAGCGATCAGTTTGCACGAACTTTGCTTTACTCGGAGATGCCACGTTATTATACTTGGAATGCTTCATCCAAGAATTTTCAAAGACGGAAGCAAAGTGATGCGGTTCCTGGGTATCCAGATGTGCGTTCTACTGATGCTCTTGGTCGTATGTATACAGTTCATCCAAAGAATGATGGATGTTTCTATTTGCGGTTGTTGCTGGTAAATGTGCGTGGGCCAACTTCATTTGAGATACTACGAACTGTTAATGGTGTAATATTCCCAACATATCGTGCTGCATGTGAAGAATTGAACTTATTAGAAAACGATACCCATTGGGATACGACAATCGCTGAAGCCATTATCTCTGCATCTCCAAGTCAGATACGCACATTATTCGCTATCATAATTTCGACATATTTTCCATCAAACCCATgtacataa